The genomic window ctccgGGGGACCCGCGTGTTTCCTGGGGCGGAGCAGGGCGATGGAGGCCGCGGACGTGCCGCCCGAGGGCTACTCGCTGATCAAGGCCGTGTACCAGCGGCGGCTGCGCCTCACGCGGCTGCTGATCGACGGCGGGGCCTACGTCAACGAGAGCAACAGCCGCGGCGAGACCCCGCTCATGGTGGCCTGCATGACCCGGCACGCCGACCTGCAGAGCGCCAGCAAGGCCAGGATGGTCAAGTACCTGCTGGACAGCAAGGCCGACCCCAACATCCAGGACAAGTCCGGGAAGACGGCCCTGATGCACGCCTGCCTGGAGAAGGCAGGCCCCGAGgtggtgtccctgctgctgaTGAGCGGGGCCGACCCCAGCCTGCCAGACCACTCCAACCGCTCTGCGCTGGTGTACGCCATCAACGCTGCCgacagagacaccctggagctgctgctgaaggccTGCAAGGCACGGGGGAAAGAAGTGATCATCATCACCACGGACAAGTCCGCGTCGGGGAGGCAGAAAACTAAGCAGTACCTGAACGTGCCTCCCCCAGACCTCGAGGAATGCGCCTCCCCAGCTGACTGCACCTCCCCGTCAGAAATAGAACCAAACGAGGGCCCGGAAGACCCTTTCAGCTTTAAAGAGCTGTATGGTGGGCAACAGGGGGACAACTCCTCTGAAAGAGTGCCTCTAATGACCAAATCCAGCTCCACACCAGCACGGTTCAAGCTGACACGGGTGCTGCCGTGTGACCCGTGGCTGAAGTGCTGTCCAGCAGTGtttcagcagaggaaaattGCTTCTCCACAAGAACTTCAGGGTAGCAGTCCCATGGAAGAGCTCTCCTGTACAGTCAGTGATCTTGACTTGTGCAAGAGTGTCACCACCAGTCACAAAAGCAGAGACAGGAAGGACACCGCTCAGGTACTGAAAACCTCTGATCAAACCATGTCAAGGAAGGCGTTGCGTGATGCAGTAAACTATCAGACTCCTTTTGTTGAAGAGAAACACAACCCCAGTGAGATTCCCATGGGCATGGATGCCAGTCTGGGACAAATCACCTTACTTTCAGACCTTGACAGTATTATCAAGAAAGGAAGTGGAGAAGCAAATTATAACATCTCCAGTTCTCACTTAACTAACAGTCTAGTTCCTGCTGCTGATACCAAATGTAGTAAGTCaccaaaaggaaataaagagatTCTTCCTACATACCAGACTTTGTTGCCAAGTCCGAGAAGAGTTCTGGAGATGTCTCCTGTTTCCCCAAGAGGCAGAAATCAGGCTCTAGAGGAAGAGGCCTCAGGAGCCTCAGTGCTGGATCAGACGAGGCCAGGCTTCCTGCCTCCGCTGAATGTGAGCCCCCACCCCCCAGTTCCAGAGCTCACTTTCATAAACACAGTTTCTGGAATGATTTCTTACGGACAAACTCACTTAGTACGACCAGGATCTGCCTTCCCTAAGGGGACCAAAGAGACAAATCTGCTGCGGAGGAGGCCGTACGAGCAGATCACAGTGTGAGCAGATTCAGCGGTTACTGAATCTTTAACAGGAGAGCAAAGGGGATCTTTATGATATGTAAATATTCACTGCAGTCCTTGACTGTAATGGCATGTATCACAAAATAGAGCAGGTCTGCGATGTAAAGTAATGATGCCTCAGGATGAGTGGGATAGCTCAGAAACTAAATGAAAAGACATCTAATGAGGCTGTCTTCTGCAAACTAAGGAGTGTTTACTTTGCTAGTTTTGTAAAGTTTCCAACTTGCCTGTGGCAGACAGCCCACAACAGTCCTCAGGCATTGTAGGTTGTAAATACCACCCCTCCAAGCTTTCCCCAAACACGCACCCTTccagtgcccagggaggtggtgccCGTGGAATTTGGGACCCCGAAGCGTTTGACTGCGACGCTGGACGCCAGACTGTGCGTGTGTCCAGGCTGTATATACACAGAAACCCCAGGGACATCAGCGTGCACGGGGTGGGTGGCAGCAGGCGCACAGCGGCAGTGTCTCCTGGCCTCAGCAGCCCCGCTGCGAGCGAGCAGACACCCGTGTCacagctggtggcactggtgtcaCAGCTGGTGGCATTGGTGTCgcagctggtggcactggtgtcacagctggtggcactggtgtcaCAGCTGGTGACATTGGTGTCGCAGCTGGTGGCATTGGTGTCacagctggtggcactggtgttgcagctggtggcactggtgtcaCAGCTTGGTGGCACTGGTGTCacagctggtggcactggtgtcaCAGCTGGTGGCATTGGTGTCACAGCTCGTGACATTGGTGTCACAGCTGGTGGCATTGGTGTCacagctggtggcactggtgtcacagctggtggcactgctgtcgcagctggtggcactggtgtcaCAGCTTGGTGGCACTGGTGTCAcagctggtggcactgctgtcacAGCTCGTGACATTGGTGTCAcagctggtggcactgctgtcGCAGGGCCGTGCTGCCCGCGGAACCCCGGCTGCGGGCCGGCAGCGTGGCCCGCACGCCCGGCTGGCCCCGGAGCCCTGCTGGGGCCAGGGCAGCGCTGCCGGGAGCCAGCAGGGCGAGTGACCCGCCCGGGGCGTGCCGCTGGCCAGCCCCGCTCAGGCTGTCCCCGGGCGCCGCGGGCTGCTCCAGCGGCCGCCTCCCGAATCCGCTGCCCGCGGGAAGGTGAGACTGCGGGAGGCAGAGCCCGCACCTCAGACAGGCTCTGTAGCCTGCCGCGGTTCTGGAGCCCCCCAAAAAGAGACGCGCACGGCAGGCTGGAGCCATCTGCCCCAGTCACTGCCCTCCTCGCCGGGACGCTGGGGCACACCCGGGGTGTCTGCACCAGCAGGGCGCTGCGCACACACACACTTaggagcagggaagagctcTGTCCTCCCgctcacacagacacaaaaaagaTACCCCAGGGaaggtgaggccctggcacagtttccccggagaagctgtggctgccccatccctgggagtgctccaggccaggctggacagagctgggagcagcctgggatagtgcaaggtgtctctgccatggcaggcaCCTTGGAATGGCATAGGCTTTTATTTCAGGAggtttccaacccaaaccactctgtgatccAGTGAGCCCAATTGTGAAGCTCACCTGGGAGATGGAAACCCACATTTTGCCTAATTTGAAACAGAGGACTGAATTTCACACAAGTGGAAAGCAGTCCTCTGCAGCCTCCAAGCTACTGCGTATTTTTAAGTATCTCTGTGTAAAACTCTTTCTTTCCTGTAGTGTCTTGTGATTCCAAGTATCTCCCTTGCCTTTGTGTGCATCCCATAGATGTTGGATTTTTGGTATTGCACTTGGCATTTAGATCTCATCTTGTAAATTTTGAGAAAAAGTGAATGTGTTCTGTTTTGTTGTAATTTACAGAAATTAGTTGTATCgacattgtgtgtgtgtgtaatgtGAATTTCAGTATACTGAAAttaggtatttttttcctgaaaatactcAGTGGGTATGTTACAGCTTCAGTCAAAGTTCACCAAATCTGACATTGCCTAAAAAAAAGCCTGTAATGTTATTTATCTTTGCACTTAGCAGGAGACAATTTAACGGGGATCTCAAACATAAACCAATTTAAACAGGATTGGAGATATAGAACAATTTGAAGGGGATCACAAACATACCAATATTTAATGGGGATTATCACCATAAAACAATTTAATGGGGATTCTATACATTAAACCATTTAAAGGGGATTATAAACATATACTCTCTGTAAATAGCTTTTTGGGAGTACTTGTTTCCATTCAGgttctgccttttccttcagGAGATTTTCCTGGATCAGGCCCTGTGTACAACAGGTACAAAAAAGGGATTATGTGGACATACTTTTATGATACAGAAGTTATGTGGAACAACATATGTCAGTATTAACTGAGTACAAATTAAGTCCCTACACAGAATACACTTTCCAAATGTTTTTACtataatacaaaaggaaatggcaAGTTCTCATCTGTTCATCTCATAGTGAAGTTAAAGATTTTAAGGGGAAATTAGatcttcaaaaaataaaaatacttagaaGAAATTGACTATCACCAGGTGTTCTAACTGGTGTCTTTGCTGAGGGTATAAAGCCCAATTTATGCTgtgttgattttaaaattaattatgtaTATGGGACTATGGCTCCCTTAAATGAAACCATAATTTTTCTACTAAATGCTCAGGCAATGGAGGGCAGTGGGAAGTGTCTGGAAAGGAAAGTTTTTGGTAGTGTTACCAGTATTTTGTGATTAATTGTGATGCAAAGTAGTGCAAAGTGTTAATATTATTGTTTGTGTTACTGTTACAAGTGaccttc from Vidua macroura isolate BioBank_ID:100142 chromosome Z, ASM2450914v1, whole genome shotgun sequence includes these protein-coding regions:
- the ANKRD34B gene encoding ankyrin repeat domain-containing protein 34B, which codes for MEAADVPPEGYSLIKAVYQRRLRLTRLLIDGGAYVNESNSRGETPLMVACMTRHADLQSASKARMVKYLLDSKADPNIQDKSGKTALMHACLEKAGPEVVSLLLMSGADPSLPDHSNRSALVYAINAADRDTLELLLKACKARGKEVIIITTDKSASGRQKTKQYLNVPPPDLEECASPADCTSPSEIEPNEGPEDPFSFKELYGGQQGDNSSERVPLMTKSSSTPARFKLTRVLPCDPWLKCCPAVFQQRKIASPQELQGSSPMEELSCTVSDLDLCKSVTTSHKSRDRKDTAQVLKTSDQTMSRKALRDAVNYQTPFVEEKHNPSEIPMGMDASLGQITLLSDLDSIIKKGSGEANYNISSSHLTNSLVPAADTKCSKSPKGNKEILPTYQTLLPSPRRVLEMSPVSPRGRNQALEEEASGASVLDQTRPGFLPPLNVSPHPPVPELTFINTVSGMISYGQTHLVRPGSAFPKGTKETNLLRRRPYEQITV